Proteins from a genomic interval of Candidatus Nanosynbacter sp. HMT-352:
- the mraY gene encoding phospho-N-acetylmuramoyl-pentapeptide-transferase, with protein sequence MGIALQTMTNELTHVFLLSVGAFLLAMFLTPIYTFFAYRYRFWKRQRSESTDGKKLKVFAKFQAAKLRRNIPTMAGVIGVISIFVVTIFFNLDRAQTWLPLAALVGGGIVGLIDDIINLRGLGGGAAGLRSPVKFALITLIGVVLGWFFFAKLGVASFHVPFVGEVNIGWMIVPLFAFAVVATGNAVNISDGMDGLAGGLLSISFGAFGVIALLQQHVILAGFCFTVVGVLLSYLWFNIYPARFFMGDVGSFAYGACLGVVAMLTDSLLLLPVIGLLFVIEAGSSLTQIVSKKLFKRKIFLSAPIHHHLEAIGWPETKVTMRFWVIGCVMAFIGVMLALAGGHIA encoded by the coding sequence ATGGGAATAGCTTTACAAACAATGACCAATGAATTGACGCACGTGTTTTTGCTGAGCGTCGGCGCGTTTTTACTAGCGATGTTTTTAACGCCAATTTATACGTTTTTCGCTTATCGATATCGCTTCTGGAAGCGCCAAAGGTCGGAAAGCACTGATGGGAAAAAGCTAAAGGTTTTTGCCAAATTCCAAGCGGCAAAATTGCGGCGAAACATCCCGACGATGGCTGGAGTGATTGGCGTGATTTCAATCTTTGTGGTGACGATTTTCTTCAATTTAGACCGAGCGCAGACCTGGCTTCCTCTGGCGGCGTTGGTTGGCGGTGGAATAGTTGGGCTAATTGACGATATTATCAATCTACGCGGTTTGGGCGGCGGCGCGGCAGGACTTCGTAGTCCAGTGAAGTTTGCGCTAATTACGTTGATCGGTGTGGTGCTTGGTTGGTTTTTCTTTGCTAAACTGGGCGTGGCGAGTTTTCATGTGCCGTTTGTGGGCGAGGTGAATATTGGTTGGATGATTGTTCCGCTATTTGCGTTTGCAGTGGTGGCTACTGGTAACGCTGTTAATATTTCTGACGGAATGGACGGACTGGCGGGTGGGCTGCTTAGTATTAGCTTTGGGGCGTTTGGTGTGATTGCTTTATTGCAACAACATGTTATATTGGCGGGATTCTGCTTTACGGTTGTTGGAGTGCTTTTGAGCTATTTGTGGTTCAATATCTATCCAGCTCGATTCTTCATGGGCGACGTTGGAAGTTTTGCTTATGGCGCGTGTTTGGGCGTTGTGGCGATGTTAACCGATTCGTTATTGCTACTTCCTGTGATTGGCTTGCTATTTGTAATTGAGGCGGGATCGAGCTTGACTCAAATCGTCAGCAAGAAGCTGTTTAAGAGAAAGATTTTCTTATCTGCGCCGATTCATCATCACCTGGAGGCGATTGGTTGGCCAGAAACTAAAGTGACGATGCGCTTTTGGGTTATTGGCTGTGTGATGGCGTTTATCGGCGTGATGCTGGCGCTTGCTGGAGGTCATATTGCGTAA
- a CDS encoding UDP-N-acetylglucosamine--N-acetylmuramyl-(pentapeptide) pyrophosphoryl-undecaprenol N-acetylglucosamine transferase, which produces MAKILAVGGGSGGHVTPVVAVFRELQKTGDHELRFWCDKKFGASARGIFAKFDESIPVDLIVAGKLRRYHGKSISFHLHPSILFPNLRDGFKVMVGFFQSLFKLMKWRPDVIFIKGGYVCLPVGYAARLLRIPLVLHDSDAHPGLTNRLLSPFAKAIGTGAPLEYYNYPPEKASYVGIPVAPEFHPYSEVERKELKEKLGFNVNKPLVVVTGGGLGAGRINSAIVAIRKNLLSEASVFLISGNQQYEEILKQTDEREGWRLQAFVHNGMAEVLAAADIVVTRAGATTLLELAALHKPTIIIPNGHLTGGHQLKNAKVYQDALAALIVSEDELDKDNQILARKIIGVLKSKKILKGLGYNFGKFAKPNAAKDMAKIILTTVRRQGRRK; this is translated from the coding sequence GTGGCCAAGATCTTAGCGGTCGGCGGCGGCTCAGGCGGACACGTTACGCCAGTGGTAGCCGTATTTAGAGAATTACAGAAAACTGGTGATCACGAGCTTCGTTTTTGGTGTGATAAAAAATTTGGCGCCAGCGCACGCGGGATTTTTGCTAAGTTCGATGAGAGTATTCCGGTTGATTTGATTGTTGCTGGAAAATTACGCCGATATCACGGAAAAAGTATCTCATTTCATCTACATCCGTCAATTTTATTCCCAAATTTGCGCGACGGTTTTAAGGTGATGGTTGGATTTTTCCAGAGTTTATTTAAGCTTATGAAGTGGCGTCCAGATGTTATTTTCATTAAGGGCGGATATGTTTGTTTGCCAGTTGGCTATGCGGCTCGGCTATTAAGAATTCCGTTGGTTTTGCATGATTCTGACGCGCATCCAGGTTTGACGAATCGCTTGTTGAGTCCCTTCGCGAAAGCTATCGGCACGGGCGCGCCGCTTGAATATTACAATTATCCACCAGAAAAAGCTTCATATGTTGGCATTCCAGTTGCGCCAGAATTCCATCCATATTCTGAGGTTGAGAGGAAAGAATTGAAGGAAAAATTGGGCTTTAATGTCAATAAACCGCTAGTTGTTGTTACTGGCGGTGGACTCGGAGCAGGCCGAATTAATTCCGCGATTGTAGCAATTAGGAAAAATCTGCTTTCCGAGGCTTCGGTGTTTTTGATATCGGGAAATCAGCAATATGAAGAAATCCTCAAGCAAACCGACGAGCGAGAAGGCTGGCGATTGCAGGCGTTTGTTCACAATGGAATGGCGGAAGTTTTGGCGGCGGCGGATATAGTTGTGACCAGGGCAGGGGCGACCACTCTTTTGGAATTGGCGGCGCTACATAAACCGACAATCATCATCCCTAACGGCCATTTGACAGGCGGTCATCAATTGAAAAACGCTAAGGTTTATCAGGACGCATTGGCGGCGTTGATAGTTTCCGAAGACGAGTTGGATAAGGACAATCAAATCTTGGCACGAAAAATAATTGGCGTATTAAAATCTAAGAAAATTCTTAAAGGTCTGGGTTATAACTTCGGTAAATTTGCCAAGCCAAACGCGGCTAAAGATATGGCGAAGATTATTCTTACTACGGTGCGAAGGCAGGGTAGGCGAAAGTGA
- a CDS encoding FtsW/RodA/SpoVE family cell cycle protein has protein sequence MRNSVAKNRQSIAQPVRSHRPMYQIVLYMGLLLLLGLIVMYALGPQRANVMNYAYGTNYSDTYFFGKQLTSVFIAIIAFSVFYFTPYKWITGERSKYILYAGFALCILLFLSGAVLHLSFAQETNGAYRWFQLGVLGSFQPSELLKYGVLLFLAGFLGRRSQQGKLNDIQETIIPLGIISGLSLLMIVFLQKDLGTGISLIAIILSMILVAGIDWKIFKKILAIVALCGLVMIFTSPHRIERVMTFVQGDSHKGTSSQENKNYHIQQARIAIGSGGLLGLGIGKSVQATGYLPEATNDSIFAVMGETFGFVGLMAILALFTALLLSILHVAARLPNVTLRLIVAGIFGWIASHVILNIAAMTGLAPLTGIPLPLLSYGGTSMLFIAAALGLVFQISKYTSHKALEEGESGQDLSGRRRLRRTRYASGSRI, from the coding sequence TTGCGTAATTCGGTCGCCAAAAATCGTCAATCTATCGCTCAGCCGGTTCGAAGTCATCGACCGATGTACCAGATTGTGCTTTATATGGGACTTTTGCTGCTGCTTGGGCTGATTGTTATGTATGCGCTGGGGCCGCAGCGCGCCAACGTGATGAATTATGCTTATGGCACGAATTATAGCGATACGTATTTCTTTGGCAAGCAGCTGACGAGTGTGTTTATTGCCATCATAGCTTTTTCTGTGTTCTACTTTACACCGTATAAGTGGATTACTGGCGAGAGATCAAAATACATTCTCTACGCTGGATTTGCGCTATGTATTTTACTATTTCTCTCGGGCGCGGTGCTTCATTTGTCATTTGCGCAAGAAACTAACGGTGCGTATCGATGGTTTCAATTAGGCGTATTGGGAAGTTTCCAGCCGTCAGAATTACTCAAATATGGCGTGCTGTTGTTTTTGGCGGGATTTTTAGGGCGGCGGTCGCAACAAGGAAAATTAAACGACATTCAAGAAACTATCATTCCGCTGGGCATTATTTCCGGCTTGTCGCTGCTGATGATTGTGTTTTTACAGAAAGACTTGGGAACGGGAATTTCGTTGATAGCGATTATCTTATCAATGATTTTGGTGGCTGGAATTGATTGGAAGATTTTCAAGAAGATTCTGGCGATTGTTGCGCTTTGTGGTTTGGTGATGATTTTTACGTCGCCACACCGAATTGAGCGCGTGATGACTTTCGTGCAGGGCGATAGTCACAAAGGGACGAGCAGTCAGGAGAACAAGAATTATCACATTCAGCAGGCCAGGATTGCGATTGGTTCTGGCGGGCTTCTGGGGCTTGGAATTGGTAAAAGCGTTCAGGCGACAGGATATCTTCCAGAGGCGACTAACGACTCAATTTTTGCCGTCATGGGAGAAACGTTTGGCTTTGTCGGTTTAATGGCTATATTGGCGCTATTTACGGCGTTATTATTGTCGATTTTGCACGTAGCCGCGAGGCTTCCGAACGTAACGTTGCGGCTAATTGTGGCGGGAATTTTTGGCTGGATCGCGTCGCATGTAATATTGAATATTGCCGCAATGACAGGCTTGGCGCCACTTACTGGAATTCCACTGCCATTACTAAGTTATGGCGGTACAAGTATGTTGTTTATCGCGGCAGCGCTCGGTTTAGTTTTTCAAATTTCCAAATATACGTCACATAAAGCATTAGAGGAGGGTGAAAGTGGCCAAGATCTTAGCGGTCGGCGGCGGCTCAGGCGGACACGTTACGCCAGTGGTAGCCGTATTTAG
- a CDS encoding DUF6609 family protein, with protein sequence MAFLNYNKDEKLESNYKRACGLWLIVIAAIISIATLIGGKQIINMQIFSIGYVISFFSINMNKKVLNRLSDGPSSEFQKEVSLYAVILLFILMVLLGGPFFATENWRLIWLGALMATALHFFPYYFVHGKSMIYLGLICVINIFVGYIFTDIPLEVIAYIDSAIKLVFGMYLLFFSKPSKKTPRF encoded by the coding sequence ATGGCTTTTTTAAATTATAATAAAGATGAAAAGTTGGAATCCAATTATAAGAGAGCGTGTGGATTGTGGCTAATTGTAATAGCGGCGATTATTTCAATAGCGACTTTAATAGGAGGAAAGCAAATAATAAATATGCAAATATTTAGTATTGGATATGTTATTAGTTTTTTCTCAATCAACATGAATAAAAAGGTGTTGAATAGGCTGTCTGATGGTCCTTCGAGTGAATTTCAAAAGGAAGTATCTTTATACGCCGTTATTTTATTATTTATCTTGATGGTTTTGCTGGGTGGACCATTCTTTGCGACTGAAAATTGGAGATTGATTTGGCTGGGAGCGCTGATGGCAACTGCACTGCATTTTTTCCCGTATTATTTTGTACACGGAAAATCAATGATATATTTAGGTCTTATTTGTGTTATCAATATTTTTGTAGGATATATTTTTACTGACATCCCATTAGAGGTGATAGCATATATTGACTCGGCAATTAAGCTTGTATTTGGAATGTATTTACTATTTTTTTCGAAGCCGTCAAAAAAGACACCTCGTTTTTGA
- a CDS encoding DUF2726 domain-containing protein, translating into METALIFIVAAAIIFLAIKVRQGTDGDTSPIKTPIKKEYVYIKKSCAMTPSELSFYKTLHEAVDGCVIIPQAHLSMFLDHEIKGQSWKAAFAKINGKSVDFLICTNDMKPLIAIELDDSTHNQPDRKTRDDFVNSIMTNTNMPLLRFKAGEWNSEIIKHRITQALSQN; encoded by the coding sequence ATGGAAACAGCGCTTATATTTATAGTAGCCGCCGCAATTATTTTTCTAGCAATCAAAGTAAGGCAGGGGACTGACGGTGACACAAGCCCAATTAAAACCCCAATAAAGAAAGAATACGTATACATTAAAAAATCTTGCGCAATGACGCCAAGTGAATTATCGTTTTACAAAACTCTACACGAAGCGGTAGACGGATGTGTAATTATACCTCAGGCTCATTTAAGCATGTTTTTGGATCATGAGATAAAAGGGCAAAGCTGGAAAGCAGCTTTCGCGAAAATAAACGGCAAATCTGTAGATTTTCTAATTTGCACCAATGATATGAAGCCTCTCATAGCTATTGAGCTTGATGATAGTACTCACAATCAGCCCGATCGAAAAACACGCGACGATTTCGTTAATTCGATCATGACCAATACTAATATGCCCCTACTGCGATTTAAGGCAGGCGAATGGAACAGTGAAATAATTAAACACAGAATCACCCAAGCTCTTTCGCAAAACTAG
- a CDS encoding cell division protein FtsQ/DivIB, with product MKFPFSKKKSDENLSRREIAARRRTENYEDLPAQSYRRNRTLNSRQTSSPLETSERLETHELVKKRRRVMRKMLATAVSLLVVIFLLFQLTINISIQTPDAKSSSNANKYVSVLNEYYSAHPAERFRFFLNNNDLKQFFLQKAPEVKNIRVEGDFLARSAVKLTFRQPVAQWSSGDKIYFVDDSGVTFEQNYFAAPTVAVRDESGLPTRGGQEVINRQFLSFLGQAVSEFSQHKMNVSEVILPANTVRQVWFKVEGREAQIRMTVDRSAQAQVKQAIATLSYLDNNGAKPGYIDVRVDQRSFYK from the coding sequence GTGAAATTCCCCTTCTCTAAGAAAAAATCGGACGAAAATCTAAGTCGTCGAGAAATCGCGGCGCGTCGTCGAACTGAGAATTACGAGGATTTGCCCGCCCAATCGTATCGTCGAAACAGGACGCTCAATAGCCGCCAAACATCCTCTCCTTTGGAAACTTCTGAGAGGCTTGAGACTCACGAATTGGTGAAAAAACGTCGCCGTGTAATGCGGAAAATGCTTGCGACTGCGGTAAGTCTGCTTGTTGTGATATTCCTTTTGTTTCAATTGACAATCAATATTTCAATCCAAACTCCCGACGCAAAAAGTTCCAGCAACGCTAATAAATACGTGAGCGTTCTTAATGAATATTACAGCGCTCACCCAGCGGAGAGATTCCGATTTTTCCTCAATAATAATGACCTAAAGCAATTCTTTTTACAGAAAGCTCCTGAGGTAAAAAACATTCGCGTGGAGGGAGATTTTCTAGCGCGATCAGCCGTTAAGTTGACGTTTCGGCAGCCGGTGGCCCAGTGGTCTTCTGGGGATAAGATTTATTTTGTTGATGATAGTGGTGTTACTTTTGAGCAAAATTATTTTGCCGCGCCTACGGTTGCTGTTCGTGATGAAAGTGGCCTACCGACTAGAGGTGGTCAAGAGGTTATCAATCGTCAATTCCTGAGCTTCCTTGGTCAAGCTGTGTCTGAATTTTCGCAACATAAAATGAATGTTTCAGAGGTTATTCTGCCAGCTAATACTGTACGCCAAGTCTGGTTTAAGGTCGAGGGCAGGGAGGCTCAGATTCGTATGACGGTGGATAGGTCTGCTCAAGCTCAGGTTAAACAGGCGATAGCTACTTTGAGTTATTTGGATAATAATGGCGCGAAGCCAGGGTATATAGACGTCAGGGTAGATCAGAGGTCATTCTATAAGTAG